From one Cereibacter sphaeroides 2.4.1 genomic stretch:
- a CDS encoding TonB-dependent receptor plug domain-containing protein: MSILSPRTIRLLAGSAALSGSCVAAHAQDLAFSLDPIVVQARDDFAEAADRATSMYVADAELERARTGDLKDVFAGIASVSVGGALPLTQKIFVNGVDMLNLGVSIDGAAQNNRAFHHVSANAIDPGLLKQVRVDATISPADAGPHALAGSVVFETVDAADILGEVQRFGGTLRLSYGDNGKTAQGALTLAGREGGFEWLAYAKRATGDDYEDGDGATRLGTAANLKSALGKLAYESDGGHRFELSALRLRDDELRQFRANFGGLGGVVDQLRVYDTTRESWSLSYENTQGEGMWDPSLRLGYSESDVVIPLPYDSNGLSGTWSATLQNDFHLNATDRISAGLDWQRRFGEYSSPTFGEFLDETSHNLGLFVQARLEPTDRWRLSFGGRLDRQEFEGVDGSDLGHSGPSGNLSASYALTERLTLRGGLSSIFGGIDIEDNYIFRPSWSYDSLRPSRARNASLGFDWDVGAFKVGGELFLTEINRARSATEMFDFESRGFNLGATYGWDGGFARVTLSHSEVKVDGAKAAGYEALDFGAPLGTVAAVELQQDTAVAGLRLGGGLDLALDHDMPATAERDLAGYSVVNLFAEYVPPEAQNLTLRLQVDNLFDKTYADRATYGAEYSDVTSLKEPGRTITLSAVTRF; this comes from the coding sequence ATGTCCATCCTGTCGCCCCGAACGATCCGGCTTCTGGCCGGGAGCGCCGCCCTGAGCGGGTCCTGCGTCGCCGCCCATGCGCAGGATCTGGCCTTCTCGCTCGATCCCATCGTGGTGCAGGCGCGCGACGATTTCGCCGAAGCCGCCGACCGCGCCACCTCGATGTATGTCGCCGATGCCGAGCTGGAGCGCGCGCGCACCGGAGACCTCAAGGACGTCTTCGCGGGCATCGCCTCTGTCTCGGTCGGAGGGGCGCTGCCTCTCACGCAGAAGATCTTCGTGAACGGCGTCGACATGCTGAATCTCGGCGTCAGCATCGACGGGGCCGCGCAGAACAACCGCGCCTTCCACCATGTCTCGGCCAATGCGATCGATCCGGGGCTGCTCAAGCAGGTGCGCGTGGATGCCACGATCTCGCCGGCCGATGCCGGGCCCCATGCGCTCGCGGGCTCGGTCGTGTTCGAGACGGTCGATGCCGCCGACATCCTCGGCGAGGTGCAGCGCTTCGGCGGCACCCTGCGGCTGAGCTACGGCGACAACGGCAAGACGGCGCAGGGCGCCCTGACCCTCGCCGGGCGCGAGGGCGGCTTCGAGTGGCTGGCTTACGCCAAGCGCGCCACGGGCGACGATTACGAGGATGGAGACGGGGCCACGCGGCTCGGGACGGCGGCCAATCTCAAGAGCGCGCTGGGAAAGCTCGCCTATGAGAGCGACGGCGGCCACCGGTTCGAGCTGTCGGCGCTGCGCCTGAGGGACGACGAGCTGCGCCAGTTCCGCGCGAATTTCGGCGGTCTGGGCGGGGTGGTCGATCAGCTGCGCGTCTACGACACGACGCGGGAAAGCTGGTCGCTCTCCTACGAGAACACGCAAGGCGAGGGGATGTGGGATCCGAGCCTCCGGCTCGGCTATTCGGAGAGCGACGTCGTCATTCCCCTGCCCTACGACAGCAACGGCCTGTCGGGCACATGGTCGGCCACGCTGCAGAACGATTTTCACCTGAACGCCACCGACCGGATCTCGGCCGGCCTCGACTGGCAGCGCCGGTTCGGGGAATATTCGAGCCCGACCTTCGGCGAGTTCCTCGATGAGACATCGCACAACCTCGGCCTCTTCGTGCAGGCCCGGCTCGAGCCCACCGATCGCTGGCGCCTTTCGTTCGGCGGCCGCCTCGACCGGCAGGAGTTCGAGGGCGTCGATGGCAGCGACCTCGGCCACTCGGGGCCCTCGGGCAACCTCTCCGCAAGCTACGCCCTGACCGAGCGCCTCACGTTGCGCGGCGGCCTGTCCTCGATCTTCGGCGGCATCGACATCGAGGACAATTACATCTTCCGGCCGAGCTGGAGCTACGACAGCCTCCGGCCGTCGCGGGCGCGGAACGCGAGCCTCGGCTTCGACTGGGACGTGGGCGCCTTCAAGGTCGGAGGCGAGCTCTTCCTGACCGAGATCAACCGCGCGCGCAGTGCCACCGAAATGTTCGACTTCGAGAGCCGCGGCTTCAACCTCGGCGCGACCTACGGCTGGGACGGTGGCTTTGCGCGCGTCACCCTCTCCCACAGCGAGGTGAAGGTGGACGGCGCAAAGGCCGCGGGCTACGAGGCGCTCGACTTCGGCGCCCCTCTGGGCACGGTGGCCGCGGTCGAGCTTCAGCAGGACACGGCAGTTGCGGGGCTGCGGCTCGGCGGCGGGCTCGATCTCGCGCTCGACCACGACATGCCCGCTACGGCCGAACGGGATCTCGCGGGCTATTCGGTGGTGAACCTCTTTGCCGAATATGTGCCGCCTGAGGCGCAGAACCTCACGCTCCGGCTGCAGGTCGACAACCTATTCGACAAGACCTATGCGGACCGCGCGACCTACGGCGCGGAATACAGCGACGTCACCTCGCTGAAGGAGCCGGGCCGGACGATCACGCTCAGCGCGGTCACGCGCTTCTGA
- a CDS encoding MarR family winged helix-turn-helix transcriptional regulator gives MSLTSRPIPFQNDPDPSMGLNRAWFNLLRVQRSLMPKVARRLKAEGVEDVVWYEILLELERAEPSGLAMAEIERRLLVAQYALSRHVARIEARGWIARRRAPGQGRGQILSLTPAGRGLHDRIWQIYREAIHEELGARLSHEEGYALAALLIRLYP, from the coding sequence TTGTCCCTGACTTCCCGTCCGATCCCGTTCCAGAACGATCCCGACCCGTCCATGGGCCTGAACCGGGCCTGGTTCAATCTGCTGCGCGTCCAGCGCAGCCTGATGCCGAAGGTCGCGCGCCGGCTGAAGGCGGAGGGGGTCGAGGATGTCGTCTGGTACGAGATCCTTCTGGAACTGGAGCGGGCAGAGCCCTCCGGCCTCGCCATGGCCGAGATCGAGCGGCGGCTTCTCGTGGCGCAATATGCCCTGTCGCGCCATGTCGCGCGCATCGAGGCGCGCGGCTGGATCGCCCGGCGGCGCGCGCCGGGGCAGGGCCGGGGGCAGATCCTCTCGCTGACCCCGGCGGGCCGGGGACTGCACGACCGGATCTGGCAGATCTACCGCGAAGCCATCCACGAAGAGCTCGGCGCCCGCCTCAGCCATGAAGAGGGCTATGCGCTGGCGGCGCTGCTGATCCGGCTCTATCCCTGA
- a CDS encoding SH3 domain-containing protein, with the protein MHRLLFPVLAAMLALAGCAGSPGGQVVVERAGDELLKLRAGPGLGYRVLLGLPDGTALRRQGCVTEMGQLWCRVSPVSAPRIVGYVSADYLSER; encoded by the coding sequence ATGCATCGACTGCTCTTTCCCGTCTTGGCCGCGATGCTGGCCCTTGCCGGCTGCGCGGGAAGCCCGGGCGGACAGGTGGTCGTCGAGCGTGCGGGCGACGAACTCCTGAAGCTCCGCGCCGGGCCGGGGCTCGGCTACCGTGTCCTCCTCGGCCTGCCGGACGGCACGGCGCTCCGGCGTCAGGGCTGCGTGACGGAGATGGGCCAGCTCTGGTGCCGGGTGTCGCCGGTCAGTGCGCCGCGGATCGTGGGCTACGTCTCCGCCGACTACCTCTCGGAGCGCTGA